A single region of the Hyphomicrobiales bacterium genome encodes:
- a CDS encoding conserved hypothetical protein (Evidence 4 : Unknown function but conserved in other organisms): MALLGRAVVAIWNDILPEGKANFIEWHNREHIPERVGIPGFLRGRRYEAYYGEPAYYTLYEAEDAGVLVGKDYLERLNNPTRWTKEATAAFRNTTRGVCETIFSQGIGDGGVIMTLRFDAEADKREPLSDYLRKRLGEVAGHYAISGVHLCVADAAASGIETAEKKGREVGVPNWIIMIEGSETAAVDAATDHLLHGGLVAHGAIDEPARGLYRLEYCLTDISR, from the coding sequence ATGGCATTGCTGGGACGCGCCGTTGTCGCGATCTGGAACGATATTCTGCCGGAAGGGAAGGCCAACTTCATCGAGTGGCACAACCGCGAGCATATTCCCGAGCGCGTCGGGATCCCCGGCTTTCTGCGCGGACGGCGCTATGAAGCCTACTACGGCGAACCCGCCTACTACACCCTGTACGAGGCGGAGGATGCGGGCGTTCTCGTCGGCAAGGACTATCTCGAGCGCCTCAACAATCCCACGCGGTGGACGAAGGAGGCGACGGCCGCCTTCCGCAACACCACGCGTGGGGTCTGCGAGACCATCTTTTCGCAGGGCATCGGTGATGGCGGGGTGATCATGACCCTGCGCTTCGATGCCGAAGCGGACAAGCGCGAGCCGCTCTCGGATTACCTGCGGAAGCGCCTCGGCGAGGTGGCTGGCCATTATGCCATTTCGGGCGTGCATCTGTGCGTTGCCGATGCGGCGGCGAGCGGCATCGAGACGGCCGAGAAGAAGGGACGCGAGGTCGGCGTGCCGAACTGGATCATCATGATCGAAGGATCCGAGACCGCGGCGGTGGACGCGGCCACGGATCACTTGCTGCACGGCGGGCTGGTTGCGCACGGCGCCATCGACGAGCCGGCCCGTGGGCTCTATCGCCTGGAATATTGCCTCACGGATATTTCCCGCTGA
- the LRA gene encoding 2-dehydro-3-deoxy-L-rhamnonate dehydrogenase (NAD(+)), which produces MAIGAMVAQYELTGRVAIITGGTGGFGRAIAARLAGCGAVPVLWDLPASLARVGDLTFATQAVDVTDAASVEAAAADFAKRFGEPDILVNNAGIVGEVRRTWEIPVDEFRRIVDVNLMGAFHVCRAVVPLMLSKDKAERRGRIINVASIQAKEGMHNAAAYSAAKAGLVALTKSLGKELAEEGILVNAITPAASLTAMSIDAPPERLADILSRIPMRRFLQPDEVAAMIAWLASDECSFSTGAVFDLSGGRATY; this is translated from the coding sequence ATGGCAATCGGCGCGATGGTCGCACAGTATGAATTGACGGGACGGGTCGCCATCATCACCGGCGGCACGGGTGGTTTCGGCAGGGCCATTGCCGCGCGTCTTGCCGGGTGCGGGGCGGTGCCGGTGCTGTGGGACTTGCCAGCTTCATTGGCGCGGGTGGGCGATCTCACCTTCGCCACGCAGGCCGTCGACGTGACCGACGCGGCGAGTGTCGAGGCGGCGGCAGCCGATTTCGCCAAGCGCTTCGGGGAGCCCGACATTCTCGTCAACAATGCGGGTATCGTTGGGGAGGTTCGTCGCACGTGGGAGATCCCGGTCGACGAATTTCGCCGCATCGTCGATGTCAATCTCATGGGCGCCTTCCACGTTTGTCGCGCGGTCGTGCCTTTGATGCTGTCCAAGGACAAGGCGGAGCGGCGGGGGCGCATTATCAATGTGGCCTCCATCCAGGCGAAGGAAGGCATGCACAATGCCGCCGCCTACAGCGCCGCCAAGGCCGGGCTCGTTGCCCTGACCAAGAGCCTGGGCAAGGAGCTTGCGGAGGAGGGCATCCTCGTCAATGCCATCACGCCGGCCGCCTCGCTCACCGCCATGAGCATCGATGCGCCACCGGAGCGGCTGGCGGATATCCTCTCACGCATCCCGATGCGTCGTTTTCTCCAACCGGACGAGGTGGCCGCGATGATCGCCTGGCTCGCTTCCGACGAATGCAGTTTCAGCACTGGCGCCGTCTTCGACCTGTCGGGCGGCCGGGCGACTTACTGA
- a CDS encoding Ketosteroid isomerase-like protein has product MIASRSHLTREDAIALLEHYFRCVDGKDMDGLMAILTEDCRFRIETDQLDHIGRDAGVRAMFERLFSRYAKIWHGNFSWVFDAETQRIACQLDVINIEPSGREHHKHNASFYHISDGKIAFAGIYMSGVNALV; this is encoded by the coding sequence ATGATTGCTTCGCGCTCCCATCTCACCCGCGAGGACGCCATCGCGCTTCTGGAGCATTACTTTCGCTGCGTGGATGGGAAGGACATGGATGGGCTGATGGCGATTCTCACCGAGGACTGTCGGTTTCGCATCGAGACCGACCAGCTTGACCATATCGGCCGGGATGCAGGCGTGCGTGCGATGTTCGAGCGGCTCTTCAGCCGCTATGCGAAGATCTGGCACGGCAACTTCTCATGGGTATTCGACGCGGAAACCCAGCGCATCGCCTGCCAGCTCGACGTCATCAACATCGAGCCCTCCGGCCGCGAGCACCACAAGCACAACGCTTCATTTTACCATATCAGCGATGGCAAGATCGCCTTCGCCGGGATCTATATGAGCGGCGTCAACGCGCTGGTGTAA
- a CDS encoding Hydroxymethylpyrimidine ABC transporter, substrate-binding component, protein MGMMKHTRRGIIALAMGLSMGAVAASPASAQDAVSLRLNWLLSGVHSIFYYGVDKGFYNDEKINLTIGEGQGSARAVQVTATGGDTFGVADGGSVIAAATRGAPVKSVLGIMNTSPYGMSFRADSGVKTIKDVEGKTIGATAGEASMALLPAIWKNNGIDPSKVRILNVDGPGKLVAILEKRSDGILAGLEGQVIILEQRGLDQKVFSFAELGVNTQGLTIVASNNTIENKKDLVQRFVRATVKAMEAAKADPDAAVAAAIKARPEADKALLKAQLLASINLIPSPEAPSLPIGEMAPADWTRTLDLMKSYQDVSTTMTPESFYTNEFVKK, encoded by the coding sequence ATGGGGATGATGAAGCACACACGGCGCGGGATCATCGCGTTGGCCATGGGCCTCAGCATGGGCGCAGTGGCGGCCTCGCCGGCCTCCGCCCAGGATGCCGTGAGCCTGCGCCTGAACTGGCTGCTCAGCGGCGTTCATTCGATCTTCTACTACGGCGTAGACAAAGGCTTTTATAACGACGAGAAGATCAACCTCACCATCGGCGAGGGACAAGGCTCGGCGCGCGCGGTGCAGGTCACTGCGACGGGCGGCGATACGTTCGGTGTGGCCGATGGCGGCAGCGTGATCGCCGCCGCGACACGTGGCGCGCCGGTCAAGTCCGTGCTCGGGATCATGAACACGTCGCCCTACGGCATGTCGTTCCGGGCGGACTCCGGCGTCAAGACCATCAAGGACGTGGAGGGCAAGACCATCGGCGCCACCGCCGGCGAGGCTTCCATGGCGCTTCTTCCCGCCATCTGGAAGAACAACGGCATCGATCCCAGCAAGGTCCGCATTCTCAATGTCGATGGCCCCGGCAAGCTGGTGGCCATTCTCGAGAAGCGCTCCGACGGCATTCTGGCCGGCCTCGAGGGCCAGGTCATCATTCTGGAGCAGCGCGGGCTCGACCAGAAGGTGTTCTCCTTCGCCGAGCTCGGCGTGAACACCCAAGGGCTGACCATCGTCGCCAGCAACAACACCATCGAGAACAAGAAAGACCTCGTGCAGCGCTTCGTCCGCGCCACGGTGAAGGCGATGGAAGCCGCCAAGGCCGATCCCGATGCGGCGGTCGCTGCCGCCATCAAGGCCCGTCCCGAGGCCGACAAGGCGCTCCTGAAGGCTCAGCTCCTCGCCTCGATCAACCTGATCCCGTCGCCTGAGGCACCCAGCCTGCCGATCGGCGAAATGGCGCCGGCTGACTGGACGCGCACGCTCGACCTGATGAAGTCCTATCAGGACGTGTCGACGACCATGACGCCCGAGAGCTTCTACACGAACGAATTCGTCAAGAAGTAG
- the cmpD gene encoding Bicarbonate transport ATP-binding protein CmpD: protein MSDARTRDATTSAGSAPAGRTYRPGVTLEGVTKTFGTAGAPVVALERVDLTIGDGEFVAVVGPSGCGKSTMLRLISRLSLPTTGKITVFDDTSTKPPSGMSIVFQNHVLLAWRTIVENVLFPADMVGQSKAPLRAKALELLKSVGLADFVERYPHELSGGMKQRASIARALLLQPRLLLMDEPFGALDALTREQMRVDLEALWLKHRMTILFITHSIDEAVLLADRVIVMTPRPGRIERIMEINMARPRGLAARRDPEFLEKTEEITEIFLSRGVLHGEAH from the coding sequence ATGAGCGATGCCAGGACGCGTGATGCCACGACGAGCGCGGGTTCAGCCCCTGCGGGCAGGACCTACCGCCCCGGCGTCACGCTCGAGGGGGTTACAAAAACCTTCGGCACGGCAGGCGCCCCCGTCGTTGCACTCGAACGCGTTGACCTCACGATCGGCGATGGTGAGTTCGTCGCTGTCGTCGGTCCTTCGGGCTGTGGAAAATCGACCATGCTGCGGCTGATTTCCCGTCTGTCCCTGCCGACCACCGGCAAGATCACGGTTTTCGACGATACCTCGACCAAACCGCCGTCCGGCATGAGCATCGTGTTCCAGAATCACGTCCTGCTCGCCTGGCGTACGATCGTTGAGAACGTGCTTTTTCCCGCCGACATGGTGGGCCAGAGCAAGGCGCCGCTGCGTGCCAAGGCATTGGAGCTCCTGAAAAGCGTGGGCCTTGCCGATTTCGTCGAACGCTATCCCCACGAGCTGTCGGGCGGCATGAAGCAGCGCGCATCGATCGCGCGCGCCCTGCTTCTGCAGCCGCGTCTCCTGCTGATGGATGAGCCCTTCGGCGCGCTCGACGCGCTGACGCGCGAGCAGATGCGTGTCGATCTGGAAGCACTCTGGCTGAAGCACCGGATGACCATTCTGTTCATCACCCATTCCATCGACGAGGCCGTCCTGCTGGCCGATCGGGTGATCGTGATGACGCCACGCCCCGGCCGTATCGAGCGCATCATGGAGATCAACATGGCGCGTCCGCGCGGATTGGCGGCACGCCGTGATCCGGAATTCCTCGAGAAGACCGAGGAAATCACCGAGATCTTCCTGTCACGCGGCGTGCTTCACGGCGAGGCACACTAG
- a CDS encoding Hydroxymethylpyrimidine ABC transporter, transmembrane component, which translates to MKAMGGWMRQLQTVASLVGAVLAWELAVRIFKTPEYILPAPSKVLYDLFRNYAAVLPASYYTMQPMVLGFLVAVVLGVLLALLVVYSHLFERIFYPLLVVLQIIPKIAIAPLFIIWVGFGLPSKVLLVFLLSFFPIVVNSIVAFKSIESDVYDLAKSYRASRLKIFWRVELPSALPSLFAGFKVAAALSATAAVVAEFVASDNGLGYLLLNYNGNLNTSMTFAVILVLSLLGLILYGVVELIERWAIPWHVSQRRDDFTVGKSGV; encoded by the coding sequence TTGAAAGCGATGGGTGGTTGGATGCGCCAGCTGCAGACGGTGGCGAGCCTCGTCGGCGCCGTGCTGGCATGGGAACTTGCAGTCCGCATCTTCAAAACACCGGAATACATCCTGCCGGCGCCGAGCAAGGTGCTGTACGACCTGTTCCGGAACTATGCGGCTGTGCTGCCGGCCTCCTATTACACCATGCAGCCCATGGTGCTCGGCTTCCTTGTCGCGGTCGTGCTGGGCGTTCTGCTCGCGCTGCTCGTGGTCTATTCGCACCTTTTCGAGCGCATCTTCTATCCCTTGCTCGTTGTGCTGCAGATCATCCCGAAGATCGCGATCGCGCCCCTTTTCATCATCTGGGTGGGTTTCGGCCTGCCGTCGAAAGTCCTGCTCGTCTTCCTGCTGTCGTTCTTTCCGATCGTTGTGAACTCGATCGTCGCCTTCAAATCCATCGAGAGCGACGTCTATGATCTCGCGAAGTCTTATCGGGCGAGCCGGCTCAAGATCTTCTGGCGGGTCGAGCTGCCGAGCGCGCTGCCTTCTCTGTTCGCAGGCTTCAAGGTTGCAGCGGCCTTGTCCGCGACCGCGGCGGTCGTCGCCGAGTTCGTCGCCTCGGATAACGGCCTTGGCTATCTGCTGCTGAACTATAATGGCAATCTCAACACCAGCATGACCTTTGCCGTCATTCTCGTGCTGAGCCTGCTCGGGCTCATTCTCTATGGCGTCGTTGAGCTCATCGAGCGGTGGGCTATCCCGTGGCATGTGTCGCAGCGTCGCGATGATTTCACGGTCGGAAAGAGCGGGGTGTGA